One genomic segment of Vulpes vulpes isolate BD-2025 chromosome 2, VulVul3, whole genome shotgun sequence includes these proteins:
- the HOPX gene encoding homeodomain-only protein isoform X2 — protein sequence MPRRAATMSAETASGPTEDQVEILEYNFSKVNKHPDPTTLCLIAAEAGLSEEETQKWFKQRLAQWRQSEGLPSECRSVTD from the exons ATGCCTCG CCGCGCCGCGACTATGTCGGCGGAGACCGCGAGCGGCCCCACCGAGGACCAGGTGGAGATCCTGGAGTACAACTTCAGCAAGGTCAACAAGCACCCGGACCCCACCACGCTGTGCCTCATCGCGGCCGAGGCCGGCCTTTCCGAGGAGGAGACCCAG AAATGGTTTAAGCAGCGTCTGGCTCAGTGGCGGCAGTCAGAAGGCCTCCCCTCAGAGTGCAGATCCGTGACAGACTGA
- the HOPX gene encoding homeodomain-only protein isoform X1: MSAETASGPTEDQVEILEYNFSKVNKHPDPTTLCLIAAEAGLSEEETQKWFKQRLAQWRQSEGLPSECRSVTD; this comes from the exons ATGTCGGCGGAGACCGCGAGCGGCCCCACCGAGGACCAGGTGGAGATCCTGGAGTACAACTTCAGCAAGGTCAACAAGCACCCGGACCCCACCACGCTGTGCCTCATCGCGGCCGAGGCCGGCCTTTCCGAGGAGGAGACCCAG AAATGGTTTAAGCAGCGTCTGGCTCAGTGGCGGCAGTCAGAAGGCCTCCCCTCAGAGTGCAGATCCGTGACAGACTGA